Genomic window (Cellulosilyticum lentocellum DSM 5427):
GGATAGTTGTCCATATTACTAAGAACGCCATAGAATATGGGAACATTAAACTGATTAAATCACCCACTGAGTATTCAGGTTTATATTTTCTCATGAATACGAGAATTAAACCTGCATAAGACATTAATGGTGTAATAATATTAGTTGAAGAGTCTGCTACACGATATGCTGCTGCAACCATATCTGGTGTCATTGAACTATTTACATTATATAACATAGGAATGAAAATCGGTCCAAGTAACATCCATTTTGATGTCATACCACCAACAAACAAGTTAATTATTGCTGTTGTAATAATAAATCCGATTAATAATAGAATTGGATAGTCTGCAAGTCCCATATTTTGGAGACCTGTGGCACCTAAATAAGTTAAATAGGTTCCAAGTTGTGACTCACTAAGAAGTGCCAAAAAGTTATATGAGAAGAATGTTAACACGATAGTATATCCCATTGAACTCATAGCAGTTGACATTGCTTTTACAACGTCTTCCATCTTTTTAAACTTACCTACTTTATAGCCATAGAATAAACCTGGCATAAAGAATACGAAAGTAATGATTAAAATAATGTTATCCATTAATGGTGTTACTGTTTTAGCCACGCCAGTTGCTTCATCTACTACTTCATAAGAAGCTAAAGGTCCAAATGCAAGAAGTGCTACGACCGCTCCACCAATAAGAAGACCAAGTCCTGCCCATTTTAAAGCTTTGTTTTCTTCTGGTTTAACAGTAAACTCATTTAAGTTCATGTCTGCTGGAATAGTATAATCTTGTTTTTCTAATTTTGGTTTAATAAATTTGATCGTTATAAAGCCACCAACAAGTGTTAAGGCAATTGTTGATACCACAATGAAAATGTAATGCATTGTTGCTGGTGTAATAGCTTTACCAGCTGCTGTCACAAAAGGTATACCTTGAGCCTCAGCAAAAGCTTTTGCATTAGTACCTAAAATAATATCACTTGGTGTTGCTGGAATCAGGTTAGCACTAAACCCTGCTGATACCCCAGCAAAGGCTGCTGCCATACCGATAAGTGGATTTTTCTTAAGCCCTGCATAAAGTAAACCAGCTAAAGGGACAAGAATAATATATCCTGCATCTGTTGCTATACTACTCATAATCCCTAAGAATACAAGTATGAATGGCAAAAACTTATCTGATACTTTTAGACCTACCTTTTTAATAAGTGTTGATAAAAGACCTGATTGTTCTGCTAAACCAACACCTAACATAACAACAAGAATTGTTCCTAATACGCCGTTTCCGTATGATAACCAGTTTTTAAGTAGCGCGTTATCAAAAATCCATCTCATATTCTCTGCTTCGAACATATTTTTAATTTGATAAGTAATTGTACTACCGTCTTTTGCTAAAGTTGAGAACTCTTTTCCGCCTAAGAAATATGTTAAAACCATAGTAATGGCAAATAA
Coding sequences:
- a CDS encoding AbgT family transporter — encoded protein: MKTEKKRQKKSLIETIGKKIPDPVIIFMGLFAITMVLTYFLGGKEFSTLAKDGSTITYQIKNMFEAENMRWIFDNALLKNWLSYGNGVLGTILVVMLGVGLAEQSGLLSTLIKKVGLKVSDKFLPFILVFLGIMSSIATDAGYIILVPLAGLLYAGLKKNPLIGMAAAFAGVSAGFSANLIPATPSDIILGTNAKAFAEAQGIPFVTAAGKAITPATMHYIFIVVSTIALTLVGGFITIKFIKPKLEKQDYTIPADMNLNEFTVKPEENKALKWAGLGLLIGGAVVALLAFGPLASYEVVDEATGVAKTVTPLMDNIILIITFVFFMPGLFYGYKVGKFKKMEDVVKAMSTAMSSMGYTIVLTFFSYNFLALLSESQLGTYLTYLGATGLQNMGLADYPILLLIGFIITTAIINLFVGGMTSKWMLLGPIFIPMLYNVNSSMTPDMVAAAYRVADSSTNIITPLMSYAGLILVFMRKYKPEYSVGDLISLMFPYSMAFLVIWTTILIGFFTFGIPLGF